The DNA sequence CACCAAGCCACCGCTTGTCCATTGAGACCGTCCAAAGAATTGTATTTGATCCCCACCATGAAATTGTCTCTCACAAAGGCGACCGTCCGCTCCACCTTGCCCTTTGTCTGGCCCCGGTACGGTCTGCACAGCACCGGCTTGAACCCGTAGAATCCCGCAAAGTCCTCAAACTGTCGGTTGAGGGTACTGTCCTCTTGCTTCAGCAGCCGCTTAATGACCACCTGCTTCATGTTGTCGTACAGGATTTCCTCCGGGTACCCTTGAAAGTACCGAAATGCGTTTTGATGGCAGCGGATTAGCGTGTTGGTGCTCATGTCTGTCACAAACTCTATGTACCGCATTCGGGAGTATCCCAGTACCATCAGAAAACAGTACAGTTTTTTCATCTTCCCATCTTGGGGCACTACATGATCTTCAAAGAATGCCCAGTCTACTTGACCTTGCAGCCCCGGCATCGTTTCAAACCGTACCGTTACTTTCTCGTCCAACTGCTCTTTTTTCCCTCGCACAAAATGCTTCACCACACTGTAGCTGCCGTCAAATCCATGCTCCTTAACCTTTTCCCAGATTCGCAGTGCGCTGTACGGCGCTTCCTCCAGCCAGATCATGATTTGCTCCTTGTACGGGTCCAGCTTTGATGGCTTTGGGTCGCTCAGGCTGTACACAGGTTTCGTGTCGCTCTGTGCATACTTCTTTGCTGTGCGCGGGTCAATGTGATATTTCCGGGCAATTTCTGTGTAGCTCATTCCTTTTTGCCGGTCGTTTCGGATGTCCATCCAGTTGTCTCCTTCCATTCTGTCACCCTTTGCCTCATGGTGGTGAGTAATCAATACCTGATCGAGCTCGCCTTCGTTTTTAAATTGCGTACCACAAATACTCATCGTTTTTTGCAGCAGAACCGAGCCTGTATATTTTTCGTTCGAGAGCAATTTGGAAATCGCTTCACGATTCCATTTCGCTTTTCCGGTAGGGGAAAGGGCTGCTTGGTTTTCAAGACCGGCTGCGATTTTGCCAAAACTGTCACCCGCAAGATACCGCCTGAAAATCCAACGAACAACTTTTGCATCACCCTGATTGACGGTGAGGTCACCATTGAGCGAAACATCATAGCCATAGCACCGACGGTTCGCTATCTTGCAGTCTGTGCTTTGAAAGGTTTTGCGCAAGCCTTCTGTAATCCCATTTGATTTGTCAATATAATTCGTCATGGTCAGATCCTCACTTTCTTAGTTAGGGTACGAAAAAAGCACGATAGCCTTTATAGCCGTCGTGCTCTCATAATTATTAATATTCTATTTCCGTGTAGGTTCAAATCCATACGTTCT is a window from the Oscillospiraceae bacterium MB08-C2-2 genome containing:
- the istA gene encoding IS21 family transposase, yielding MTNYIDKSNGITEGLRKTFQSTDCKIANRRCYGYDVSLNGDLTVNQGDAKVVRWIFRRYLAGDSFGKIAAGLENQAALSPTGKAKWNREAISKLLSNEKYTGSVLLQKTMSICGTQFKNEGELDQVLITHHHEAKGDRMEGDNWMDIRNDRQKGMSYTEIARKYHIDPRTAKKYAQSDTKPVYSLSDPKPSKLDPYKEQIMIWLEEAPYSALRIWEKVKEHGFDGSYSVVKHFVRGKKEQLDEKVTVRFETMPGLQGQVDWAFFEDHVVPQDGKMKKLYCFLMVLGYSRMRYIEFVTDMSTNTLIRCHQNAFRYFQGYPEEILYDNMKQVVIKRLLKQEDSTLNRQFEDFAGFYGFKPVLCRPYRGQTKGKVERTVAFVRDNFMVGIKYNSLDGLNGQAVAWCNKANGNVHATTGEVPFERRKSEGLNPLSREYIIDKINLRRVQKDCLISYAGNQYSVPAEYVGRDVAVIALDNMLAAY